One genomic region from Actinocatenispora thailandica encodes:
- a CDS encoding MFS transporter: MTDTLLATRPTRQRRATPGGLTPAGLTTLLIGAALAPIDFMVVNVALPTIDRDLHASTATLELIVAGYGISYALLLVLGGRLGDAFGRRRLFLTGLAAFTLTSLVCGLAPNVQTLIAARIAQGAAGALMLPQVLATIQATTTGTRRARAIGRFGATSGIASLIGQVGGGLLLAANVANTGWRPIFLINVPIGLTALLLAVRTVPATRSDRPARADLAGTVLLAVGVAALLVPLTEGRALGWPGWLLALFAVAPFAAVAFFLVERRIERSGRVPLLPPSLLRLAGVRGGLLAAVPFFVGFGGFMFVYALAMQQGLGLGPLGAGLAISPLAVSFFVFSMLSPRLIGRFGRRSLPFGVAVQGLGIALMIPVALFGWSHRAPLLLIVPLVIAGAGQAVGALTIFRVVLSDVPADRAGAGSGILTTTQQTALALGTALLGSLYATVAGSGSGSGSGAGAGGAAGDGAAHGMAAVLAVQLAACVLIAALGRRLPQPR; encoded by the coding sequence ATGACCGATACCCTGCTCGCCACCCGGCCGACCCGCCAACGGCGCGCGACACCCGGCGGGCTGACCCCCGCCGGCCTGACCACCCTGCTGATCGGCGCCGCGCTGGCACCGATCGACTTCATGGTCGTCAACGTGGCACTGCCCACCATCGACCGCGACCTGCACGCCTCCACCGCCACGCTGGAACTGATCGTCGCCGGGTACGGCATCAGCTACGCGCTGCTGCTGGTGCTGGGCGGCCGGCTCGGCGACGCGTTCGGCCGCCGCCGGCTGTTCCTCACCGGCCTCGCCGCGTTCACCCTCACCTCGCTGGTCTGCGGCCTCGCCCCGAACGTGCAGACCCTGATCGCGGCGCGCATCGCGCAGGGCGCCGCCGGCGCCCTGATGCTGCCGCAGGTGCTCGCCACCATCCAGGCCACCACCACCGGCACCCGCCGGGCCCGGGCGATCGGCCGGTTCGGCGCCACCTCCGGGATCGCCAGCCTGATCGGCCAGGTCGGCGGCGGGCTGCTGCTCGCCGCGAACGTCGCGAACACCGGCTGGCGGCCGATCTTCCTGATCAACGTGCCGATCGGGCTCACCGCACTGCTGCTCGCGGTGCGTACCGTGCCGGCGACCCGGTCCGACCGGCCGGCCCGCGCCGACCTTGCCGGTACCGTGCTGCTGGCGGTCGGCGTCGCCGCACTGCTGGTACCGCTGACCGAGGGCCGCGCGCTCGGCTGGCCGGGCTGGCTGCTCGCCCTGTTCGCCGTGGCGCCGTTCGCGGCCGTCGCGTTCTTCCTGGTGGAACGGCGGATCGAGCGCTCCGGCCGGGTGCCGCTGCTGCCGCCCTCGCTGCTCCGGTTGGCGGGCGTCCGTGGCGGGCTGCTCGCCGCGGTCCCGTTCTTCGTCGGGTTCGGCGGCTTCATGTTCGTCTACGCCCTGGCCATGCAGCAGGGGCTCGGGCTCGGCCCGCTCGGCGCCGGACTCGCGATCAGCCCGCTCGCCGTCTCGTTCTTCGTCTTCTCCATGCTCAGCCCGCGGCTGATCGGCCGGTTCGGCCGGCGCTCGCTGCCGTTCGGGGTGGCCGTGCAGGGGCTCGGCATCGCGTTGATGATTCCGGTCGCCCTGTTCGGCTGGTCGCACCGTGCGCCGCTGTTGCTGATCGTGCCGCTGGTGATCGCCGGTGCCGGGCAGGCGGTCGGCGCGCTGACGATCTTCCGGGTCGTGCTCTCCGACGTACCCGCCGACCGGGCCGGCGCCGGCAGCGGCATCCTCACCACCACCCAGCAGACCGCCCTCGCCCTCGGTACCGCCCTGCTCGGCAGCCTGTACGCCACGGTCGCCGGTTCCGGTTCCGGTTCCGGTTCCGGGGCCGGGGCCGGTGGCGCTGCCGGCGATGGCGCGGCGCACGGGATGGCCGCCGTACTGGCCGTCCAGCTCGCCGCCTGCGTCCTCATCGCCGCCCTCGGGCGACGCCTCCCACAACCTCGCTGA
- a CDS encoding helix-turn-helix transcriptional regulator — protein sequence MRREEVAQLAGVGVTWYTWLEQGRDIQPSLQVLEAVARTLRLDPHERSHLFRLANVPAPEVTKDCAAVSPEIQLMLTQLEPFPACVKNARTDILAYNRTYDRMLGGLSAIPPERRNTTLLLFTDATFRTRIVDWESKAPMVVAQFRAAMARHVAEPAWKQLLRTLRRESPEFADLWDRHDVREPENQTKEYLTDDVGLIRLRYTNLWSGPRSETLVTTYTPADPESAVRLERLYEIVVEATAPPQA from the coding sequence CTGCGCCGGGAGGAGGTGGCGCAGCTGGCCGGCGTCGGGGTCACCTGGTACACGTGGTTGGAGCAGGGCCGCGACATCCAACCGTCGCTGCAGGTGTTGGAGGCGGTCGCACGCACCCTGCGGCTCGACCCGCACGAGCGGTCGCATCTGTTCCGGCTGGCGAACGTCCCGGCGCCGGAGGTGACGAAGGACTGCGCCGCGGTGTCGCCGGAGATCCAGCTGATGCTCACCCAGCTGGAGCCGTTCCCGGCGTGCGTGAAGAACGCCCGCACCGACATCCTGGCGTACAACCGGACCTACGACCGGATGCTCGGCGGGCTGTCCGCGATCCCGCCGGAACGGCGGAACACCACGCTGCTGCTGTTCACCGATGCGACGTTCCGCACCCGGATCGTCGACTGGGAGTCGAAGGCACCGATGGTGGTGGCGCAGTTCCGGGCCGCGATGGCCCGGCACGTCGCCGAGCCGGCCTGGAAGCAGTTGCTGCGCACGCTTCGGCGGGAGTCCCCGGAGTTCGCCGACCTGTGGGACCGGCACGACGTGCGGGAGCCGGAGAACCAGACGAAGGAGTACCTGACGGACGACGTCGGCCTGATCCGGCTGCGGTACACGAACCTCTGGTCCGGCCCGCGCAGCGAGACGCTGGTGACCACCTACACCCCGGCGGACCCGGAGTCGGCGGTCCGGCTGGAGCGGCTGTACGAGATCGTCGTCGAGGCCACCGCACCACCGCAGGCATGA
- a CDS encoding MFS transporter — protein sequence MVAGFGTWAGGTFRSLRVRNYRLFATGQIVSNTGTWMQRIAQDWLVLSLTNSSTAVGITTALQFLPMLLFGLWGGVLADRYPKRRTLICTQSAMGLLAATLAVLTLTGTVRVWYVYLIALLLGFATVVDNPTRQSFVTEMVGEKDLRNAVSLNSAIFQSARLIGPAVAGILINAVGAGWAFGLNALSFGGVLTGLVLMRPHELFPAPRIARARGQLRDGLRYIAGRRELIWPIVLVGFVGTFGYNWAIVLSAFAKNVFHHGAGTYGLFNTLMALGSLVGALLAARRATTRLRLLVLAAVGFGALEIVAAVTPWFLVFGPLLLVIGLVGMTFNTTANATVQLAAAPEMRGRVMGVYMLVFTGGTPIGGPLIGWITETYGARIGLTVGGGVAALAAAAVGGILYRTRRATPPAPVPDAVEAPAAPRA from the coding sequence GTGGTTGCGGGGTTCGGCACGTGGGCCGGTGGCACGTTCCGTTCGCTGCGCGTCCGCAACTACCGGCTGTTCGCGACCGGCCAGATCGTCTCCAACACCGGCACCTGGATGCAGCGCATCGCGCAGGACTGGCTGGTGCTGAGCCTGACCAACTCGTCCACCGCGGTCGGCATCACCACCGCGCTGCAGTTCCTGCCGATGCTGCTGTTCGGGCTGTGGGGCGGCGTGCTCGCCGACCGCTACCCGAAGCGCCGCACCCTGATCTGCACCCAGTCCGCGATGGGTCTGCTCGCCGCGACGCTCGCGGTGCTCACCCTCACCGGCACCGTCCGCGTCTGGTACGTGTACCTGATCGCGCTGCTGCTCGGGTTCGCCACCGTGGTGGACAACCCGACCCGGCAGTCGTTCGTCACCGAGATGGTCGGCGAGAAGGACCTGCGCAACGCGGTGTCGCTCAACTCGGCGATCTTCCAGTCGGCCCGGCTGATCGGCCCGGCGGTCGCCGGCATCCTGATCAACGCGGTCGGCGCCGGCTGGGCGTTCGGGCTCAACGCGCTCAGCTTCGGCGGAGTGCTCACCGGCCTGGTCCTGATGCGACCGCACGAGCTGTTCCCGGCGCCCCGCATCGCCCGCGCCAGGGGCCAGCTGCGGGACGGGCTGCGCTACATCGCCGGCCGCCGCGAGCTGATCTGGCCGATCGTGCTGGTCGGGTTCGTCGGCACGTTCGGGTACAACTGGGCGATCGTGCTGTCCGCGTTCGCGAAGAACGTGTTCCATCACGGCGCCGGCACCTACGGCCTGTTCAACACGTTGATGGCGCTCGGCTCGCTGGTCGGTGCGCTGCTCGCGGCGCGCCGCGCCACCACCCGGCTGCGGCTGCTGGTCCTCGCCGCGGTCGGATTCGGCGCGCTGGAGATCGTCGCCGCGGTCACCCCGTGGTTCCTCGTCTTCGGGCCGCTGCTGCTGGTGATCGGGCTGGTCGGGATGACGTTCAACACCACCGCGAACGCCACCGTGCAGCTTGCCGCGGCACCGGAGATGCGTGGCCGGGTGATGGGCGTGTACATGCTGGTGTTCACCGGCGGTACCCCGATCGGCGGACCGCTGATCGGCTGGATCACCGAGACGTACGGCGCGCGCATCGGCCTGACCGTCGGCGGCGGGGTGGCCGCCCTCGCCGCCGCGGCGGTCGGCGGCATCCTCTACCGCACCCGGCGCGCGACGCCGCCGGCCCCGGTCCCGGACGCGGTCGAGGCGCCCGCCGCGCCCCGCGCCTGA
- a CDS encoding helix-turn-helix domain-containing protein, which translates to MLATVTLAARAEFAVTAVTCRDEQVLWTRPAARGDHRLVLVRHGRFRRATDGAAADLDRTVGYLGTPHEEERFAHPAGDDACTSVSFAAGLWDGRAAARSVYVDARIELAHRRLLAAARGGDVDYALVEELLGLVAAAAGHPEPRPGVRDQALVAAARTAVLDDAPEAARLCSLSALLGVSPYRLSRVFSVRMGVSLTRYRNRVRVGRALDRLGAGESDLAGLAARLGFADQAHLTRTVRAQLGHTPTALRRLLTPQTGTDERGGPVPRPTGADERGQARGAAGASTASGTGAGGVARRVR; encoded by the coding sequence GTGCTGGCCACCGTGACCCTTGCCGCCCGCGCCGAGTTCGCCGTGACCGCGGTGACCTGCCGGGACGAGCAGGTGCTCTGGACGCGGCCGGCGGCCCGGGGCGACCACCGACTGGTGCTGGTGCGGCACGGCCGGTTCCGCCGGGCGACCGACGGCGCCGCCGCTGATCTCGACCGCACCGTCGGCTACCTGGGCACGCCGCACGAGGAGGAGCGGTTCGCCCATCCGGCCGGCGATGACGCGTGCACCTCGGTGTCGTTCGCGGCCGGGCTGTGGGACGGCCGCGCCGCCGCCCGGTCGGTGTACGTCGACGCCCGGATCGAGCTGGCGCATCGCCGGCTGCTGGCGGCGGCGCGCGGCGGCGATGTCGACTACGCGTTGGTCGAGGAGCTGCTGGGCCTCGTCGCGGCCGCCGCCGGGCACCCGGAGCCGCGGCCGGGCGTGCGAGACCAGGCGCTGGTGGCAGCGGCCCGCACGGCGGTCCTCGACGACGCGCCGGAGGCGGCGCGGCTGTGCTCGCTGTCCGCCCTGCTGGGGGTCTCGCCGTACCGGCTGAGCCGGGTGTTCTCGGTCCGAATGGGCGTGTCGCTGACCCGGTACCGGAACCGGGTTCGGGTCGGTCGGGCGCTGGACCGGCTCGGCGCGGGCGAGTCCGACCTGGCCGGCCTCGCCGCCCGGCTCGGCTTCGCCGACCAGGCGCACCTGACCAGGACGGTGCGGGCGCAGCTGGGGCACACCCCGACCGCGCTGCGCCGGCTGCTCACGCCGCAGACCGGAACGGACGAGCGCGGAGGGCCGGTGCCGCGTCCGACCGGAGCGGACGAGCGGGGTCAGGCGCGGGGCGCGGCGGGCGCCTCGACCGCGTCCGGGACCGGGGCCGGCGGCGTCGCGCGCCGGGTGCGGTAG
- a CDS encoding VOC family protein — protein MPIQATPTAIILDCADPKGLAEFYRNATGWRITDSDADSAYLGDGPVQLAFQRVDGYRGPGWPDAGKHAHLDFAVDDVAAAVTELLALGAAKPEFQPGGDQWTVLADPEGHPFCIAAT, from the coding sequence ATGCCAATCCAGGCAACACCCACCGCCATCATCCTCGACTGCGCCGACCCGAAGGGGTTGGCCGAGTTCTACCGGAACGCGACCGGATGGCGGATCACCGACAGCGACGCCGATTCGGCCTACCTGGGCGACGGGCCGGTGCAGCTCGCGTTCCAGCGGGTCGACGGCTACCGGGGGCCCGGCTGGCCGGACGCCGGCAAGCACGCGCACCTGGACTTCGCCGTCGACGACGTGGCCGCCGCGGTCACCGAACTGCTCGCCCTCGGCGCCGCGAAGCCGGAGTTCCAGCCCGGCGGCGACCAGTGGACGGTGCTCGCCGACCCGGAGGGCCACCCGTTCTGCATCGCCGCCACCTGA
- a CDS encoding SRPBCC family protein codes for MAAIHQEFVVDARPEDVWDVLADYGAVHRRLAPGFVVDTQLHDDTRTVTFADGTIVHERLVDLDATSRRVAYTVVGGNLHPSHHHAWMQALPEADGRTRFVWHTDVIPADLAGPIAEFVEHGSTVIRTTLSATGAVRGSS; via the coding sequence ATGGCAGCCATCCACCAGGAGTTCGTCGTCGACGCCCGCCCCGAGGACGTCTGGGACGTCCTCGCCGACTACGGCGCGGTGCATCGGCGGCTCGCGCCCGGCTTCGTCGTCGACACGCAGTTGCACGACGACACCCGCACCGTCACATTCGCCGACGGGACCATCGTGCACGAGCGACTCGTCGACCTCGACGCGACGAGCCGCCGGGTCGCGTACACCGTCGTCGGCGGCAACCTGCATCCGTCCCATCACCATGCCTGGATGCAGGCGCTACCCGAGGCGGACGGCAGGACCCGGTTCGTCTGGCACACCGATGTCATCCCGGCCGACCTGGCCGGCCCGATCGCCGAGTTCGTGGAGCACGGTTCGACGGTCATCCGGACCACGCTGTCCGCCACCGGAGCGGTGCGCGGTTCGAGCTGA
- a CDS encoding alpha/beta fold hydrolase, translated as MPFAPTTIGGRPARIGYDVTGTGPGLVLVHGTGADRSQWQPLTEHLADRFTIVAPDYSGSGDSTDHGGPVTLADLADEVLAAAEHAGLADFHLAGHSLGAVVATELAATHPDRVRSLALHAGWVRTTTRMAVELRYWLTLLRQDAAQGSTLFCELLLLTALGPRFWGSVTAEDHALLLAEFAGGLAPGTDRQTEVDLTVDLTDRLAAITAPTLVLASAHDRIIPPEQQQALLAGIAHARYAEIDAGHGAPAEDPAGFVAKLAGFLLDQHPVPVA; from the coding sequence ATGCCGTTCGCCCCGACCACCATCGGCGGCCGACCCGCCCGCATCGGCTACGACGTCACCGGTACCGGGCCCGGCCTGGTCCTGGTGCACGGCACCGGCGCCGACCGGAGCCAGTGGCAGCCGCTGACCGAGCACCTCGCCGACCGGTTCACCATCGTGGCGCCGGACTACTCCGGCTCCGGCGACAGCACCGACCACGGCGGCCCGGTCACCCTCGCCGACCTGGCCGACGAGGTACTCGCCGCCGCCGAGCACGCCGGGCTGGCCGACTTCCACCTGGCCGGCCACTCGCTCGGCGCCGTCGTCGCCACCGAACTCGCCGCGACGCACCCGGACCGGGTCCGCTCGCTCGCGCTGCACGCCGGCTGGGTGCGCACCACCACCCGGATGGCGGTCGAGCTGCGGTACTGGCTGACGCTGCTGCGGCAGGACGCCGCGCAGGGCAGCACGCTGTTCTGCGAGCTGCTGCTGCTCACCGCGCTCGGTCCCCGGTTCTGGGGGTCGGTCACGGCCGAGGACCACGCGCTGCTGCTCGCCGAGTTCGCCGGCGGCCTGGCGCCCGGTACCGACCGGCAGACCGAGGTCGACCTGACCGTCGACCTCACCGACCGGCTGGCCGCGATCACCGCACCGACGCTGGTACTGGCCAGCGCGCACGACCGGATCATCCCGCCGGAACAGCAGCAGGCGCTGCTCGCCGGGATCGCGCACGCCCGGTACGCGGAGATAGACGCCGGGCACGGCGCCCCGGCCGAGGACCCGGCCGGCTTCGTCGCCAAGCTCGCCGGCTTCCTGCTGGACCAGCACCCCGTCCCCGTCGCCTGA
- a CDS encoding alpha/beta fold hydrolase, which yields MPYLTVHDTRLYYEDAGTGKPVLFLHGWGTSGRVWGAQLPEFAAEHRVVVPDWRGCGRSDHPATSNDVDGVVTDLIALIGALDLDRPVVVGSSVGGVFGTELALRRPDLVGGVVAVDSPGYWPAQGMDLPAIMSAIRGDRAGFATAWVANWYAPGTSPALVDWTVRQILDSSTFADDQFAQFRTYDPRPSLPGLRVPIHYLHGELDAEIPVAVAEDCAARTPGATVTVIPGSGHLPHQERPAEFNAALRAVLGRLRTTV from the coding sequence ATGCCGTACCTGACCGTCCACGACACCCGCCTCTACTACGAGGACGCCGGAACCGGGAAGCCGGTCCTGTTCCTGCACGGCTGGGGTACCAGCGGCCGGGTGTGGGGTGCCCAGCTCCCCGAGTTCGCCGCCGAGCACCGGGTGGTGGTACCCGACTGGCGCGGCTGCGGCCGCTCCGACCACCCCGCCACCAGCAACGACGTCGACGGCGTCGTCACCGATCTGATCGCCCTGATCGGCGCGCTGGATCTGGACCGGCCGGTCGTCGTCGGCTCGTCGGTCGGCGGCGTGTTCGGCACCGAACTGGCGCTGCGCCGACCGGACCTGGTCGGCGGCGTCGTCGCCGTCGACAGCCCCGGGTACTGGCCGGCGCAGGGCATGGACCTGCCCGCGATCATGTCCGCCATCCGCGGCGACCGCGCCGGGTTCGCGACCGCCTGGGTCGCCAACTGGTACGCACCGGGCACCTCGCCGGCGCTCGTCGACTGGACGGTGCGGCAGATCCTCGACTCGTCCACGTTCGCCGACGACCAGTTCGCCCAGTTCCGCACGTACGACCCGCGGCCGTCGCTGCCCGGCCTGCGGGTACCGATCCACTACCTGCACGGCGAGCTGGACGCCGAGATCCCGGTCGCGGTCGCCGAGGACTGCGCCGCCCGTACCCCCGGGGCCACCGTCACGGTGATCCCCGGCTCCGGCCACCTGCCGCACCAGGAACGCCCGGCCGAGTTCAACGCCGCGCTGCGCGCCGTACTCGGCCGCCTGCGTACCACCGTCTGA
- a CDS encoding LysR family transcriptional regulator: MELRQLRYFRTLAEELHFGRAAERLHIVQSAVSQQLRRLERELGVELFDRSTRTVRLTEAGHRLLPYAERVLADVQAARAAIDDLRSRQDGTVRLGTSTGLGARLDALLGRFHELAPEATLDLVTAPTAERLRRVRSGELDATLVRGEHPDTGLELLAAWRDPLVVALPARHDLAVRSRVEMAALAGLPLRLASRQRNAPLYDLIVDCCRQAGFTPTLGPEFTTDQDTLAAIGFGTPSWTVYYAAQAGRIAPPGVVFRPLTGPEPVMPSYLAVRPDPPRAELRALIEAVARTARDALA, from the coding sequence GTGGAACTGCGGCAACTGCGCTACTTCCGGACGCTGGCCGAGGAGCTGCACTTCGGCCGCGCCGCCGAGCGGCTGCACATCGTGCAGTCGGCGGTCAGCCAGCAGCTGCGCCGGCTGGAACGCGAGCTGGGCGTCGAGCTGTTCGACCGGAGTACCCGAACGGTCCGGCTCACCGAGGCCGGCCACCGGCTGCTGCCGTACGCCGAGCGGGTGCTCGCCGACGTCCAGGCGGCCCGGGCGGCGATCGACGACCTGCGCAGCCGGCAGGACGGTACGGTCCGGCTGGGCACCAGCACCGGGCTCGGTGCCCGGCTGGACGCGCTGCTGGGCCGGTTCCACGAACTCGCCCCGGAGGCGACGCTCGACCTGGTCACCGCGCCGACCGCGGAGAGGCTGCGGCGGGTCCGGTCCGGCGAGCTGGACGCGACACTGGTCCGCGGCGAGCATCCGGACACCGGTCTGGAGCTGCTGGCCGCCTGGCGCGACCCGCTGGTGGTGGCGCTGCCGGCCCGGCACGATCTGGCGGTGCGGTCCCGGGTCGAAATGGCCGCGCTGGCCGGGCTGCCGCTCCGGCTGGCGAGCCGGCAGCGCAACGCCCCGCTGTACGACCTGATCGTGGACTGCTGCCGCCAGGCCGGCTTCACCCCGACGCTGGGCCCGGAGTTCACCACCGACCAGGACACCCTGGCCGCGATCGGGTTCGGCACCCCGTCCTGGACGGTGTACTACGCGGCGCAGGCGGGCCGGATCGCCCCACCGGGCGTGGTGTTCCGGCCGCTGACCGGTCCGGAGCCGGTGATGCCCAGCTACCTCGCGGTGCGCCCGGACCCCCCGCGCGCCGAGCTGCGCGCCCTCATCGAGGCCGTAGCGCGGACGGCCCGCGACGCGCTAGCGTGA
- a CDS encoding Re/Si-specific NAD(P)(+) transhydrogenase subunit alpha, translating into MRIGVVRETAAGERRVAMVPEVVSRLARLPAEVLVASGAGAAALFADADYTQVGAQVVEPDTVYRTADVLLSIGPPPDDLADRVHSGQTLIGLYRPASCPELVDRLAAAGVTLISLDRLPRTLSRAQAADALTSQANVAGYRAALVAAAAYPRFFPMLVTAAGTVRPAEVLVLGAGVAGLQAIGTARRLGAQVRAYDVRPDTREQVESVGGTFVTLDDVGPAEGTGGYARALSDDEQRVQQERLAAQVARHDVVITTAQVPGARPPLLVTAEAVKAMRPGSVLVDLAAGPYGGNVADSVPDATIRTDNGVTVIGAGNLASEMAPAASTAYARNVSAVLAVLVTDGELRIDPTDEIQAGIVVTHAGHRTGAAS; encoded by the coding sequence GTGCGCATCGGCGTGGTGCGGGAAACGGCGGCCGGCGAGCGCCGGGTGGCCATGGTGCCGGAGGTGGTGTCCCGGCTGGCGCGGCTGCCCGCCGAGGTGCTGGTGGCCAGCGGTGCGGGCGCGGCGGCACTGTTCGCCGACGCGGACTACACCCAGGTCGGCGCCCAGGTGGTCGAACCCGACACCGTGTACCGGACGGCCGACGTGCTGCTGTCCATCGGCCCACCGCCCGACGACCTGGCCGACCGAGTCCATAGTGGACAGACGTTGATCGGGCTGTACCGGCCGGCCAGCTGCCCGGAGCTGGTCGACCGGCTCGCCGCCGCCGGGGTCACGCTGATCAGCCTGGACCGGCTGCCCCGGACGCTGAGCCGGGCGCAGGCCGCCGACGCGCTGACCTCGCAGGCGAACGTCGCCGGCTACCGCGCGGCGCTGGTGGCCGCCGCCGCGTACCCGCGGTTCTTCCCGATGCTGGTCACCGCCGCCGGCACGGTACGGCCGGCCGAGGTGCTGGTGCTCGGCGCGGGTGTCGCCGGGTTGCAGGCGATCGGCACCGCGCGCCGGCTCGGCGCCCAGGTCCGGGCCTACGACGTGCGGCCGGACACCCGGGAGCAGGTCGAGTCGGTCGGCGGCACCTTCGTCACCCTGGACGACGTCGGCCCGGCCGAGGGCACCGGCGGGTACGCGCGGGCGCTCAGCGACGACGAGCAGCGGGTGCAGCAGGAGCGGCTCGCCGCGCAGGTCGCCCGGCACGACGTGGTGATCACGACCGCGCAGGTGCCCGGCGCCCGGCCGCCGCTGCTGGTCACCGCCGAGGCGGTGAAGGCGATGCGGCCCGGCTCGGTGCTCGTCGACCTAGCCGCCGGCCCGTACGGCGGGAACGTCGCGGACTCCGTCCCGGACGCGACGATCCGTACCGACAACGGCGTCACGGTGATCGGCGCCGGCAACCTCGCCTCGGAGATGGCGCCGGCCGCGTCCACCGCGTACGCCCGGAACGTCAGTGCGGTGCTGGCCGTGCTGGTCACCGACGGCGAGCTGCGCATCGACCCGACCGACGAGATCCAGGCCGGCATCGTGGTCACCCACGCCGGCCACCGCACCGGGGCGGCGTCGTGA
- a CDS encoding proton-translocating transhydrogenase family protein, translated as MFVLAVLVGFEVISKVPATLHTPLMSGANSIHGIILLGVVVVAGSARTPLEYALVAVAAAFATANVVGGYLVTDRMLEMFRTREGR; from the coding sequence ATGTTCGTGCTGGCGGTGCTGGTCGGGTTCGAGGTGATCAGCAAGGTGCCGGCCACCCTGCACACGCCGCTGATGTCCGGCGCCAACTCGATCCACGGCATCATCCTGCTCGGCGTGGTCGTCGTCGCCGGCTCCGCCCGCACCCCGCTGGAGTACGCGCTGGTCGCCGTCGCCGCGGCCTTCGCCACCGCGAACGTGGTCGGCGGTTACCTGGTCACCGACCGGATGCTGGAGATGTTCCGGACCCGGGAGGGTCGATGA
- a CDS encoding NAD(P)(+) transhydrogenase (Re/Si-specific) subunit beta codes for MNAVTQLGYLAAAVAFVLGLHLMNSPATARRGNLLSAAGMAVALAITAVRLARNTDTLTGPVVLLAGVAVGAAGGALLARRVPMTGMPQLVSLFNAVGGGAAALVAVTEYVRLSPAVGAQITVSALLDVVIGGVTFTGSLIAAGKLQGWVTGNPVLFPGRRVVSAALVAIVVAGAVWLLVTPNVPVLVVVIVAAAAFGVAMVLPIGGADMPVVISLLNAFTGTAVAMAGFVLHSVALIIAGALVGASGTILTKLMADAMNRSVVAVLVGGFGTGDTGPAAVGAADTSVRSVTAEDAAIQLAYARKVIVVPGYGLAAAQAQHELSGLVELLIERGVDVCYAIHPVAGRMPGHMNVLLAEANVPYPMLKEMDEVNDEFAATDVALVVGANDVTNPAARRPGNPVSGMPILNVDAARSVIVIKRSMGHGYAGIDNELYSAPGTGMLFADARTALAELTASVRTLVG; via the coding sequence ATGAACGCGGTGACGCAGCTCGGCTACCTGGCCGCCGCCGTGGCGTTCGTGCTCGGCCTGCACCTGATGAACTCGCCGGCCACCGCGCGCCGCGGCAACCTGCTGTCCGCCGCCGGGATGGCGGTGGCGCTGGCGATCACCGCGGTACGGCTGGCCCGCAACACCGACACGCTCACCGGCCCGGTGGTCCTGCTCGCCGGGGTGGCGGTCGGTGCGGCCGGCGGCGCGTTGCTGGCCCGGCGGGTACCGATGACCGGGATGCCGCAGCTGGTCAGCCTGTTCAACGCGGTGGGCGGCGGCGCGGCGGCGCTGGTCGCGGTCACCGAGTACGTCCGGCTGTCGCCCGCGGTGGGCGCGCAGATCACGGTCAGCGCGCTGCTGGACGTGGTGATCGGTGGCGTCACGTTCACCGGTTCACTGATCGCCGCCGGCAAGCTGCAGGGCTGGGTGACCGGCAACCCGGTGCTGTTCCCGGGCCGGCGGGTGGTCAGCGCCGCGCTGGTCGCGATCGTGGTCGCCGGCGCCGTCTGGTTGCTGGTCACCCCGAACGTGCCGGTACTGGTCGTGGTGATCGTGGCCGCCGCGGCGTTCGGGGTGGCGATGGTGCTGCCGATCGGCGGTGCCGACATGCCGGTGGTGATCTCGCTGCTGAACGCGTTCACCGGCACCGCGGTGGCGATGGCCGGGTTCGTGCTGCACTCGGTGGCACTGATCATCGCCGGTGCGCTGGTCGGTGCGTCCGGCACGATCCTGACCAAGCTGATGGCCGACGCGATGAACCGTTCGGTGGTGGCGGTGCTGGTCGGCGGCTTCGGTACCGGTGACACCGGCCCGGCGGCGGTCGGCGCCGCGGACACCTCGGTACGGTCGGTGACCGCGGAGGACGCCGCGATCCAGCTGGCGTACGCCCGGAAGGTGATCGTGGTGCCCGGCTACGGGTTGGCCGCCGCGCAGGCGCAGCACGAACTGTCCGGGCTGGTGGAGCTGCTGATCGAGCGTGGCGTGGACGTCTGCTACGCGATCCATCCGGTCGCCGGCCGGATGCCCGGCCACATGAACGTGCTGCTCGCCGAGGCGAACGTGCCGTACCCGATGTTGAAGGAGATGGACGAGGTCAACGACGAGTTCGCGGCGACCGACGTGGCGCTGGTGGTCGGCGCGAACGACGTGACCAACCCGGCCGCCCGCCGGCCCGGCAACCCGGTGTCCGGGATGCCGATCCTGAACGTGGACGCGGCCCGCAGCGTCATCGTGATCAAGCGCTCGATGGGCCACGGGTACGCCGGGATCGACAACGAGCTGTACTCCGCGCCGGGCACCGGCATGCTGTTCGCCGACGCCAGGACCGCGCTGGCCGAGCTCACCGCGTCGGTTCGGACTCTGGTCGGCTGA